The DNA sequence CTTCGAGCAGTTGCTCACCGAAGTGGCCGAAAACCCGGGCGTTAAACTTCAGGACCTGCGCGCCCCCCTGGCCCCGGCCTACTCCGCCCTGAACGCCACGGCCCAGCCCTACCCCGCCACCCAAACCCTGCACCAGCTGGTGACGGCCCAGGCCCGGGCCACGCCCACCAAAACCGCTGTGCAATGCGGCTCCACCGAAGTATCTTACCAGCAGCTCGATGGCCGGGCCAACCGGTTTGCCCACTACCTGCTGGCGCAGGGCGTGCGGCCGGGTGACGTTGTGGCGCTGGTGGCCGACCGCTCGCCCGACCTACTGGTAGCGCTGCTGGCCATCGTGAAGTGCGGGGCCGCCTACCTGCCCCTCGACCCGGTGTACCCACCGGACCGCATCGCCTACATGCTGGCCGATTCGAACGCCCGGGTGCTCATCGCCTCGGCCCGGCTCCGCCACGATTTTGGGGCCCCGGCGCAGGCGCTCGTACTGGAAGAAATCCTGGTCGCGATGGCCGGTTACTCCGATCAAGCCCCGGCGGTACCCGTAACGAGCGACCAACTGGCTTACGTGCTGTACACGTCGGGCTCGACGGGCCAGCCCAAGGGCGTGCAGGTCACGCATCGCAACGTGGTCAACCTCCTATGCGCCATGCAGCAGGTACCGGGCCTGGAGGTAGCGAATAAGTTCCTGGCTATCACCACTATTTCCTTCGACATTGCTGGCCTGGAGCTCTTCCTGCCGCTCGTTGCCGGGGCCACGGTGGTACTGGCGGAGGCCGCCGAGGCCCGCGACGGCCACCTGCTGCTGCAACTGCTCGAAACCGCGCGCATTACCGCCATGCAGGCCACTCCCGCCACCTGGCAGATGCTGCTGGACGCCGGCTGGACCCGCCCGCTGCCCCTCAAGGCCCTGTGCGGCGGCGAGGCCCTGCCCGCCGGGCTAGCCCGGCAGTTGGTGCCCCTTTGCCAATCGCTGTGGAATTTGTACGGCCCCACCGAAACCACCATTTGGTCGGCAGTCAAACAAATTACCGACCCGGCCGCACCCATCACCATCGGCCACCCCATCGCCAACACCCAGTTCTACGTCGTCGACGAAAACCTGCGCGCCGTGAAACCCGGCACGGTTGGCGAGCTGCTCATCGGGGGCGACGGGGTGACCAACGGCTACCTGCACAGGCCCGAGCTGACGCGTGAGCGGTTCATTGCCAACCCCTTCGGGGTCTCGCCCGGGGCCCTGCTCTACCGCACCGGCGACCTGGGCAGGCTCCTGCCCAGCGGCGAATTGCAGTGCCTGGGCCGGCTCGACCAGCAGGTGAAGCTACGGGGTTACCGCATCGAATTGGGCGAAATCGAACACGCCCTGGCCACCATCGACGGCATAAAGGCCGCCGTGGTGGTGGCGGGGGCCCCCAACACCCCCCAGGCCCACCTGCACGCCCACGTTCTCGCCGACGACAACTGGCTACCCAGCGACCTCGACACCCGGCTTAATTCCTGGAAGAAGCTATTGAATAAGCAATTACCGGCCTACATGGTGCCGGCCAAGTTCACCATCCAGCCTAATTTCCCACTCACTGCCAACGGCAAGATTGACCGCCTGGCCCTGGCGAGCCTGACGGACCCTGGCCTGGCCGCCCCCACTACCAGCACCGGCCAACCGGAAGCCGTCCCCATGAAAGTTGGCTACATCGGCCCGCGCACCGACGTTGAAAAAATGGTAGCCGCCATCTGGGCCCCACTGCTAGGCCTGGAAAAAGTAAGCGTATACGACGACTTCTTTGAGTTGGGCGGGCACTCGCTAATTGCCGTGCAAGCCATGGCACAGCTGGCCCAGGAAACCGGCAAACGCCTGCCCCTGGCCGCACTCTTCGAGCACCCGACGGTGGAAAAAATCGCGTCGATGCTGGAGTTGGACAGCAAATTCATCACCTGGGATTCGCTGGTGCCTATTAAGCCCGGCGGCACCAAAACCCCGCTCTACATTGTGCACGGGGCCGGACTGAACGTATTGATATTTAACGCCCTGGCCAAAAACCTAGATTCTGAGCAACCCGTGTACGGTTTGCAGGCCCGCGGGCTCAACGGCATCGACGAGCCCCTGGGCACGGTCGAGGAAATAGCCGCGCACTACGTGGCCGCCATCGTGGGCAGAGACGCAGTGGGGCCCTACGCACTGGCCGGTTATTCCTTTGGAGGAATTATTGCCTACGAGATGGCCCGGCAGCTAACGGCTTCGGGGAAAAAAATTAAAGCACTTGTTGTTTTCGATACTTATGCCGGCGAGGAGTATTGTGCGAAAAGCAACTTAAAAAAGCGTTTTTTTCGCCTTAAATACAATGTTGGCATGCTGATTCACAACGTTATATTATTGGGTAAAAATCCGCGCGGCATCCTCAAACACCGGTACACCACGGCCAAGTTAGCTTTTGATAAATATTATCTTCGATTCCGAAATAAAGAGGCAAATCAGCACGAATTATTTTTCCAACAACCGCTTAGAGTAGAAGCTGTAATCGACCAAGCAGCTCGCTGCTATGTTATTAGCCCCCAGGATATAACCCTCGATTTATTCCGCGTGAAAGAGACTTTTTATTACATGCACGACGCCCATTACATGGGCTGGAAAAACCTCGCGCTGGGCGGTATTAATATTCGCGAAATTCCCGGCGAACACAATTTATTATTTGCTCCACCACACGACGTTGAGATTGCCAATACCCTGCAGAATGTATTGGATGGCTACAATTAACCCGTGCAGCTACGCACAAAAGTCCCGCCCAGCAGCTGCTGGGCGGGGCTTTTGTGCGTAGCTGCACGGGGCCCCGGCAATTTAATAAATAGCTGTTACTTCTTCGCTCTGTTCCGTACGGCTGGCGCGGTACATGCCTTCTGAATTAAAGGGCAATGCTAAATTACCTAGGGCATCAACGGCAATGAGGCCGCCCTCGCCACCGGCCGGGGCCAGCTTGTCGTGCACCACCACGCGGGTGGCTTCGGCCAAGCTCAGGCCCCGGTATTCCATCAGGCAAGCCACGTCGTGGGCCGCCACGGCCCGGATAAAGTACTCGCCGTGCCCAGTGCAGCTGATGGCGCAGCGGGCGTCGGCCCAGGTACCGGCCCCGATGATGGGCGTGTCGCCGATGCGGGCATAGCGTTTGTTGGTCATGCCGCCGGTGCTGGTGGCAGCGGCAAGGTGGCCGCGGGCGTCGCAGGCCACGGCCCCCACGGTACCTTTTTTCCAGTTTGGGTCGGCGGCGGGCGCGGCGGCATGGTCGAGCTGCATGCGGCCGGCGGCAATGGCCTCCTGGAGCTGGTCGTAGCGCTGCTGGGTGAAGAAATACGCGGGCGGCTGCACGGGCAGGCCGTGCTCCAGGGCCAGCTCGTCGGCGCCGGGGTAGGCCAGCAGCACGTGCTCGGTGGCGTCCATAACGAGGCGAGCGGCGCGGATGGGGTTTTGCACCTGGCGCACGCCGGCCACGGCCCCAGCGCGGCCGGTATGGCCGCAGGCCAGGGCGGCGTCCATCTCGTGGTGGCCCTCGTGGGTGAACACGGCCCCGCGCCCGGCGTTGAACAGCGGGCAGTCTTCGAGGCTGCGCACGGCGGCCTCCACGGCGTCGAGGGCGGGGCCCCCACCAGCCAGCACGGCGTAGCCGGTGGCCAGGGCCGCTTGCAGGGCGGCGCGGTACTGGGTTTCGGCGGCGGGCGTGAGGGTGGCGCGGGCAATGGTACCGGCGCCGCCGTGGATGGCCAGGGCGAGCATAAGGGGCTTTTATAAAATGAAAAGATGGACGTAGCAAAGGTAACGGGCCAACCGCCGGGGCCCCGCGCCAGCCAAAATCGGGCAAAACAAGGATTTTTTTCGTAGGTTTGGTGTTCTAGTTTCAACCCTACCAAAAGACCAAGTTTTATGGCTTACGATGTAACCGGCCGCCTGATTGAGATTTTCGACGAGCAGCAAATCAGCGAGAAATTCCGCAAGCGCGAGTTTGTGCTGGAAGTGCAAGACGGCCAGTACCCCGAGCAAATCAAGTTCCAGCTGGTGATGGATAAAACCAGCCTGGTGGACCAGTTTAAAGTGGGCGACGAGGTGAAAATTGCCTTCAACCTGCGTGGCCGCGGCTATAACAAAAACGGCCAGATGATGTACTTCACCAACCTGGAAGCCTGGCGCATCGAGCCCGCCGGCGCCGCCCAAGGCGGTGGCGGCGCAGCCAACTACGGCGGCCAGCCCCAGCAGCAGGCCGCCCCGCGCCCCGCCGCTCAAAACCAAAACCCGACCCTGCGGGCCCAGCCTTCGGCAGCCCCCATCGCCAGCGACGACGACAACGACCTGCCTTTTTAAGCTGTTAGCTTGCTACTCAGTCGGGCTGGACTGGATTTGTAAAAAAACTATTAGTCAATAGCCCATAAAAACGTGCCGTTCCGGTTTTACCGGGGCGGCACGTTTTAGTTTCGGCCCGCGTACAAGGCCGCATGGATTTAGCCGAGATGATTGCCCGCGGCGAGGGCGAAACGCTGGAGTTCAAGCAGAAAACCACCCATGTACACCGCATTTCGCGCACATTAGCCTCCCTGGCCAATACACGCGGGGGCCACGTGCTAGTGGGCGTCGACGATGCGGGCCGGGTGGTGGGCGTGCGCGACGCGGAAGAGGAATTGTTTGTGTTGCGCAATGCCGCGGCCCACCACATCGAGCCGCCGCTGACGGACCTGCGCTTCCGTGAGGTGGAGGCCGACGGGCGCACGGTGCTAGTGGTGACGGTGCCCGAGAGCATCGCCAAGCCCCACCGGGCCCAGGTAGCCCCCGGCGACTGGCGCGGCTACGTGCGGGTGCGCGACCAAAGCGTACAAACCAGCCGCCTCACCGAGCAGGTGCTCGAGCGCCAGGCCCCTCCTACCGAACCTATTTTCGAGCGCGTCCCCCTGAACCGGCACGAGTTAGCAGCCATTGAGTACGCCAAAACCCACCCGCGCCTCACGCTGCCACAATTTATGAAACTAGTAAATTTTGGTAAACGCCGCGCTTACCAGATGCTGATAAAACTAGTGCTGCACGGCTACTTACGCTACCACGACAAGGAAAAAGAGCCCTACTATACTATCTAGAGCGGATTTCAGAATAGTATACGGGTTTGGTGGTATCTTCTGATTATGAAAGCGTATTCTCTTGATTTGCGCGAACGCGTGGCGGCCGCTAGTGCGCAGCCCGGCCGCACCATGCCAGCCGTGGCCGCCCAGTTCAGCGTCTCGGTGTCGTTTGTGGAAAAGCTGCTGCACCGCCAGCGCACTACGGGCTCGGTGGCGGCACTGCCCCCGCATCCTGGTCCAGCGCCGGAACTGGACGCGGCCGCCCGGAACGAATTGCGGGCCTGCCTGCGCCAGGAGCCCGATGCCACGCTGGCCGAATTGTGCACCTGGCTGGCCGCCATTGGTGGTCCGGCCGTGAGCCAATCGACCTTGTGGCGAGCCGTGCAGGCGCTGGATTGGCGGCGAAAAAAAAGAGCGTTCACGCCGCTGAGCGCGACACCCAGCGGGTCGTAGCCCTGCGCCGGGCCTTTGTCGAAGCGGTGCAAGCCGCAGATTTCACCTGTTTGAAGTTCGTGGACGAGACCAGTACCAACCTGACCTATTGCCGCCGCTACGCCCGGGCCGAAGGCGGGCAGCGCGCCCACCAGGCCACGCCCCTGCACGGGGGGCCGAACGTGACGCTCGTAGCTGCCCTGACGCCCACCGGCCTGCAAGCGGCCATGACCCTGAGCGGGGCCGTCAACGGGGACGTGTTTGCCGCCTATCTCGACCAGGTGCTCGGCCCCACCCTGGTGCCCGGCGACGTGGTCGTGCTCGACAACCTGCCGGCCCATAAAGTCGCTGGACTGGCCCAACTCGTGGAAGCCCGCGGAGCCCGCCTGCTTTACTTACCCCCTTACTCGCCTGACTTCAATCCCATTGAGTTGGCCTTCAGCAAGCTCAAAACCTGGCTGCGCAGGGCCCAGGCCCGCACCCGAGAAGCGCTGGAAGGCGTTATCCAGACGGCCACTGAATGGATAAGTGAGCAGGATGCTAGAAACTGGTTTGACCATTGTGGATACCACGTACAGTAACCTGAAATTCGCTCTAAACCACGGATTTATCGGATTAGCCGGATTTCGGGGACGATTACTATCAAGTTGACAGTTCTGGACAAAAAAAGCCCGCTGAAGCGGGCTTTTTTTTACGTTGATGGGGAATGTATGCGGCAAAGCAATTATCCCCAAAACCCGATAAATCCGGCTAATCCGATAAATCCGTGGTTCAGGATTAGTCCTGGCGCATGTCTTTTTGGCGCTTCTTCTCGTCTTTCTCCGCTTTTTTCTCCTTGGTGGTTTTAGCGGGCTCTTTCTTTTTCTCTTTGCGGGCGTCGGTGCTCTTGGCCATGGTTGAAAAGCAGGGTTAAGGATGGAAACAGGTGAAAAACGCGGCGGCGCGCCGCGTGTTGTGCAAGGCGAAGGTAAAAAATCTTCGGAGTTTATTTACGGATGCAGCACCGGCACGTACCGCTCGTGGAACACGTGGAGGTGGTGGCGCTCGTGGCCGGGCAAGATGAACAGCAGGGCCCGCACCGTAACGGCTGCCCCGTTGGCGGTACCGCGCCGGTCGAGCTGCGCATCTTTGAAGCCCTCGAACAGAGCCAGCGTGGCGGCGCGCGTGGTGGTATATTCCACTAGCAAGTCGCTCACAGAACGGGCGTTGGCATCGCCGGTGTCGGCGTAGGCGTTTTCATCGAAGCCAGCCAGCGCTTGGCCGTCGGCGCGGGCGAAACGCAGGGCCCGGTAGGCAAATATGCGCTCGGCATCGGCCAGGTGCAGCAATACCTGCTTGGGCGTCCACTTGCCGGGGGCGTAGGCAGTTTGGGCCTGGGCGTCGGTGAGGGCCCCGAACGTGGCCTGCACCTCGGCGGTTTGGGCGCGCAGGGCGGCCAGGGGGTCGTGGCCGGCGGGTACTAGGGCTACGTAGGTCTCGTAGAAAGGGGCGAAATCGCCGGCTTCGGGGCGGGTAGTACGCATGGCAGCGGTGGGGGTTGGTGAGCAGAGAACCAGTGGGGGCCCCGCGGCGTGGTGGGCCGGCGGCGGCAGGTTGATGCTGGCCGGCACCGCCGCCACGGCCGCCGGCAAAGCCAGCGCGGGGGCCGGGTGCGGGTCGACGTGCAGGCGCACCACGGGCAGCGGCGGTGGCAGCGCGGCCACCGCGGCGGGGGCCCCAAAAGCCCAGGCCAGGAAATCGGGCAGCACCCGGCCCCAGGTGTCGGGGTGGTGATGGCCGCCTTCCACCTGCACATAACGCAACTGCCGGGCCACGTCGAGGCCTTGGGCCTGCAGGGCTTCTACCAGGTCCAGGGAGTCTTCGATGGCGTCGATGACGCCGTTTTCGTTGCGGTCGTTGCGCTCGTCGAGCGTACCGGTTTGCAGCCAGAAGGCGTGGGCAGGATGCGCCGGGCGGGCCTGGATCTGCTGGTGCATGAGGCGGTCGGCGGGCGTGTAGCCGTCGCCCACGGCCCGCCCGCGCCACCAAAACGAGCCCGAGAAGGCCCCCGCCCGCGCAAACGCCTCGGGATGGTGCCACACGGCGTCGAAGGCCATCAACCCGCCGAGCGAAAACCCGGCAAAAACGGCTTCGGCGGGGTCGGCGGTGGCGCGGCACTGGGCCTGGGCCCAGGGCAGTAGCTCGCGCAGCACAAAGGCGGTGTAGGCGTCGGCGCGGTTGCCGCGGCCGTTGTAGTCGGGCCGGCCGGCGATGCCGTACTCGTGCAGGCGCTGCTCGTTGGCGTGGGGGGCCACCACCACGAAGGGCCCCAGGGGCCCCTGGGCCCACAGCGCGGCCAGCGTAGCGCGCAGGTGCAGGCGCGCCAGGTCCTGGCCGTCGTTGAGGTACAGCACGGGGTAGGGCGCGGGGCGGGCCGCGTCGTGGCCGGGGGGCAGCAGCACGCTCACCGCCACTAGGCGGCCCAAAAACTCCGACGCCAGCACTTCTTCACGCTGCCGCACGGCCAGCAACGCCGCGTCTGCATTTACCACAATCATGCGGCAAAGTAACAGCAGCCCCAGCACTTGCCGTAAAAACCCGGCCGGGACCCTAGGCATTTGGCGGGGCCCGCAACATTATTTCCCCCTTTATTTCTACGGCCAATAATTTTCTTGCTAGTTTGCCGCGCCAGCCGGCCTAGCCTTCCACCCTTATCCCCCCCGCCCCCGATTTTGCACGAACAGCACCGCCGCTTTTATTCGCACCACCTGGGCCAGGACATCGACCTGCTCGTGTTCGGCACCTGGGGCTACCCCGTGGTCATTTTCCCCACGTCGGGTGGCCGCCACTACGAGGCCCGCGACTTCAACCTCGTCGAAGCCGCCCGCCCGCTGGTGGAGGCCGGCCGCGTGAAGCTGTACTGCATCGACAGCATCGACCGCTACTCGTGGTACGCCAAGGACTTAGCGCCCGCCGTACGGGTGCAGAACCACATTTTTTACGACCGGTTTCTCTGCGAAGAGTTAGTGCCGCAACTCCAGAAGGAGTGCAACGTGGACAAGATTGCCGTGGCCGGGTGCAGCTTTGGCGGCTACCACGCGCTCAACTTCGCGTTTCGGCACCCCGACCAGGTGGCGCACCTCTTTACGATGGGCGCGGCGTTCGACATCCGCCAGTTTATCGACGGCTACCACGACGAAAACGTGTATTACAACAACCCGCCCGAGTTCATGCCCGGGGCCCACAGCGAGCATTTCCAGTGGATGAATATCATCATGGGCACGGCTGAACACGATTTTTGCAAGGAATCCAACTACCAGATGGCCGCCCTGCTAAGCCAAAAGGGCATCCCGTACCGCCTCGACGTGAACCCCTACGGCACCCACGACTGGCCGGTGTGGCGCGAAATGTTCCCGCAGTACCTGAATACGATTTAGCTTTAGCCTCTCTCTACTCCCAATACCACCAACACCCTTTCCCATGAAAAAAATTGGCATCCTCTTTGGCCAGGAAAACACGTTTCCGCAGGCCTTTATTGACCGTGTGAACGCCAAGGCCCCGGCCGACATCCGCGCCGAATTTGTAAAAATTGACGACGTGGAGCAGCACGTGGCCCCCGACTACGCCGTCATCATTGACCGCATTTCGCAGGACGTGCCCTTCTACCGCGCCTACCTGAAAAACGCGGCCCTAATGGGCACGGCGGTGATTAACAACCCGTTCTGGTGGTCCGCTGACGAAAAATTCTTCAACAACGCGCTGGCCGTGCGCCTGGGCGTGCCAGTGCCCAAAACCCTGCTGCTGCCCAGCAAAGAGCGCCCCAGCGACACGGGCGAGAACTCGTTCCGCAACCTGAACATGATGGATTGGGAAAAGGCCTTTGCCCACATCGGCTTCCCGGCCTACATGAAGCCCCACTCGGGC is a window from the Hymenobacter nivis genome containing:
- a CDS encoding non-ribosomal peptide synthetase codes for the protein MEALDTSHILDFDPFAGPEIVRIAPITEPQAEIWAAYLLGSDDANRAYNEAVALRLAGPLDRAALQRALDALVAQHEALRATFSADGRHLCILAPEPLPLAYHDLTQQTPAEQRQWLAAHAQMEAEHVFSLTEGPLLRASLAALSATDHCLTLTAHHIVCDGWSIGVMLQDLGQLYSAYAQQKLPFLPVPPAFGDYADDQAAFYQSAEYERVKQFWVEQYQGAVPVLDVPTDFPRPAARTYASRRQDYPLPPPLLGALKKMGQKAGCSFVTTLLAGFEVLLYQLTGQTDLVVGLPAAGQAPLGAARLVGHCVNLLPLRSRPTGELRFVDYLKQRKTALFDAYDHQNLTFGSLLKKLPVARGGGRLPLVPVVFNIDLGLGDAVAFHGLTHQLTSLPRAYENFELFVNASGSEAAMTVEWSYNAALFEPATIDQLMARFEQLLTEVAENPGVKLQDLRAPLAPAYSALNATAQPYPATQTLHQLVTAQARATPTKTAVQCGSTEVSYQQLDGRANRFAHYLLAQGVRPGDVVALVADRSPDLLVALLAIVKCGAAYLPLDPVYPPDRIAYMLADSNARVLIASARLRHDFGAPAQALVLEEILVAMAGYSDQAPAVPVTSDQLAYVLYTSGSTGQPKGVQVTHRNVVNLLCAMQQVPGLEVANKFLAITTISFDIAGLELFLPLVAGATVVLAEAAEARDGHLLLQLLETARITAMQATPATWQMLLDAGWTRPLPLKALCGGEALPAGLARQLVPLCQSLWNLYGPTETTIWSAVKQITDPAAPITIGHPIANTQFYVVDENLRAVKPGTVGELLIGGDGVTNGYLHRPELTRERFIANPFGVSPGALLYRTGDLGRLLPSGELQCLGRLDQQVKLRGYRIELGEIEHALATIDGIKAAVVVAGAPNTPQAHLHAHVLADDNWLPSDLDTRLNSWKKLLNKQLPAYMVPAKFTIQPNFPLTANGKIDRLALASLTDPGLAAPTTSTGQPEAVPMKVGYIGPRTDVEKMVAAIWAPLLGLEKVSVYDDFFELGGHSLIAVQAMAQLAQETGKRLPLAALFEHPTVEKIASMLELDSKFITWDSLVPIKPGGTKTPLYIVHGAGLNVLIFNALAKNLDSEQPVYGLQARGLNGIDEPLGTVEEIAAHYVAAIVGRDAVGPYALAGYSFGGIIAYEMARQLTASGKKIKALVVFDTYAGEEYCAKSNLKKRFFRLKYNVGMLIHNVILLGKNPRGILKHRYTTAKLAFDKYYLRFRNKEANQHELFFQQPLRVEAVIDQAARCYVISPQDITLDLFRVKETFYYMHDAHYMGWKNLALGGINIREIPGEHNLLFAPPHDVEIANTLQNVLDGYN
- a CDS encoding DUF3127 domain-containing protein, with amino-acid sequence MAYDVTGRLIEIFDEQQISEKFRKREFVLEVQDGQYPEQIKFQLVMDKTSLVDQFKVGDEVKIAFNLRGRGYNKNGQMMYFTNLEAWRIEPAGAAQGGGGAANYGGQPQQQAAPRPAAQNQNPTLRAQPSAAPIASDDDNDLPF
- a CDS encoding AlbA family DNA-binding domain-containing protein: MDLAEMIARGEGETLEFKQKTTHVHRISRTLASLANTRGGHVLVGVDDAGRVVGVRDAEEELFVLRNAAAHHIEPPLTDLRFREVEADGRTVLVVTVPESIAKPHRAQVAPGDWRGYVRVRDQSVQTSRLTEQVLERQAPPTEPIFERVPLNRHELAAIEYAKTHPRLTLPQFMKLVNFGKRRAYQMLIKLVLHGYLRYHDKEKEPYYTI
- a CDS encoding alpha/beta hydrolase-fold protein, whose product is MIVVNADAALLAVRQREEVLASEFLGRLVAVSVLLPPGHDAARPAPYPVLYLNDGQDLARLHLRATLAALWAQGPLGPFVVVAPHANEQRLHEYGIAGRPDYNGRGNRADAYTAFVLRELLPWAQAQCRATADPAEAVFAGFSLGGLMAFDAVWHHPEAFARAGAFSGSFWWRGRAVGDGYTPADRLMHQQIQARPAHPAHAFWLQTGTLDERNDRNENGVIDAIEDSLDLVEALQAQGLDVARQLRYVQVEGGHHHPDTWGRVLPDFLAWAFGAPAAVAALPPPLPVVRLHVDPHPAPALALPAAVAAVPASINLPPPAHHAAGPPLVLCSPTPTAAMRTTRPEAGDFAPFYETYVALVPAGHDPLAALRAQTAEVQATFGALTDAQAQTAYAPGKWTPKQVLLHLADAERIFAYRALRFARADGQALAGFDENAYADTGDANARSVSDLLVEYTTTRAATLALFEGFKDAQLDRRGTANGAAVTVRALLFILPGHERHHLHVFHERYVPVLHP
- a CDS encoding IS630 family transposase, producing MASRAGAGLAAKKKSVHAAERDTQRVVALRRAFVEAVQAADFTCLKFVDETSTNLTYCRRYARAEGGQRAHQATPLHGGPNVTLVAALTPTGLQAAMTLSGAVNGDVFAAYLDQVLGPTLVPGDVVVLDNLPAHKVAGLAQLVEARGARLLYLPPYSPDFNPIELAFSKLKTWLRRAQARTREALEGVIQTATEWISEQDARNWFDHCGYHVQ
- a CDS encoding helix-turn-helix domain-containing protein, giving the protein MKAYSLDLRERVAAASAQPGRTMPAVAAQFSVSVSFVEKLLHRQRTTGSVAALPPHPGPAPELDAAARNELRACLRQEPDATLAELCTWLAAIGGPAVSQSTLWRAVQALDWRRKKRAFTPLSATPSGS
- a CDS encoding esterase family protein, with amino-acid sequence MHEQHRRFYSHHLGQDIDLLVFGTWGYPVVIFPTSGGRHYEARDFNLVEAARPLVEAGRVKLYCIDSIDRYSWYAKDLAPAVRVQNHIFYDRFLCEELVPQLQKECNVDKIAVAGCSFGGYHALNFAFRHPDQVAHLFTMGAAFDIRQFIDGYHDENVYYNNPPEFMPGAHSEHFQWMNIIMGTAEHDFCKESNYQMAALLSQKGIPYRLDVNPYGTHDWPVWREMFPQYLNTI
- a CDS encoding isoaspartyl peptidase/L-asparaginase family protein; translation: MLALAIHGGAGTIARATLTPAAETQYRAALQAALATGYAVLAGGGPALDAVEAAVRSLEDCPLFNAGRGAVFTHEGHHEMDAALACGHTGRAGAVAGVRQVQNPIRAARLVMDATEHVLLAYPGADELALEHGLPVQPPAYFFTQQRYDQLQEAIAAGRMQLDHAAAPAADPNWKKGTVGAVACDARGHLAAATSTGGMTNKRYARIGDTPIIGAGTWADARCAISCTGHGEYFIRAVAAHDVACLMEYRGLSLAEATRVVVHDKLAPAGGEGGLIAVDALGNLALPFNSEGMYRASRTEQSEEVTAIY